The sequence TAGACTGACAAATAATATACAATTAGCAGGTATGCACGTAAAAGAGTTGGACCTGCTATTTTTTATATTGGCAGGGCAATCCTCGAAGCAATCTAGATGAAATGTACCAAGTAGCCTCGATTTCGCCATATCAATAGATTAATTATGATAGTATTGAAAATAATGGATATTCCATTTGCGGAAGGGTAGGCGGGGAGAAACAAGGCATACTCTCACTATGGAATCGACTAAGGAGAAAATGTAATGAATACAAGTAAGATGTCAAAGGTAAATTTAGTCCAGTTTGACAAGAAAGATATCCCGGGTTTAATTGAACTGTCTGAATCAGTGGGGTGGGACTATGATGAACACGAGATTGGTACAGTTATGTCATCTGGTAAAGTATTCGGCCATAAGAATACCGAAGGGGAAATTGTTTCAAGTGCCGCCATCATCCCCTATGAAGCCAATTTTGCCTCCATTGGTATGGTAATAGTCAACAAAGAGTATAGAGGGATGGGATTAGGAAAAGAAGCGACACAACAATGTATGAATTCCATTTCAAGTGACATTGCGATCATGCTGATTTCGACTGAAGACGGGAAGCCTCTCTATGAAAAAATGGGGTTTAAAATCGTTGACCGAGTGCACAAGTACATATGCGACACCTATTCAAATTCTAATCTACCCAATCGAACAGTTACCATCGAACATTATAAAGAGAGCGACTTACATAAAATAATTGAGTTAGATGAAGATGCTTTTGGAGATAAGAGAAGCAACTTTCTTAAACATAGAATCAATCAATCCGAGGAATGTGTAGTAGTGAAAGATTACATAGGGAACACTATAGGTTTTGGATTATCTATATTAGGACCTATTAATCTGATAATAGGTCCTATTGTGGCACCGGATGCTCAAGTAGCATCAATGATTCTAGATAAGCTGACTATTGGGCATCAAGGCAAATTAAGGATCGATATACCATCAGGTAATGAAGTATTTATTGAAGCCGTTGAGAAATGCGGGTTTGTATGCGTGAGTAATCCATCAATTATGATATTTAACTCAACTGAGATGCCCCAGAGAAATGGTGAATTATTTGGAATTGCTGCTCAGGTGTTTGGTTAAAAGACTTAGATATTTATAGTTTTCTCATTTGAATGTCGGCGGTTTCTTTATTTAGTTAAAGGGCAGGAATATTGAAGAAAGCATGTTATATTAGAAGCAAAGATAAAGCATTAGAATTCTTTATAGAGGGAGTTAGAGAGAAAATTTCATGGGGGAAATAAAGGCTTGGGCGAAAAGATTAAAACAACAAATCTTTGTACTATACTTATCTTATAAAGATGAAAGAGTACCTTGGTATGCTAAATTATTTACTGCTTGTGTAGTGGCTTATGCGTTTAGTCCGATTGATTTGATACCTGATTTCATACCGATACTTGGTTATTTAGATGATGTTATTATCGTTCCAATAGGTATAATGTTTGCATTAAAGATGATACCTAAAGAAGTAATATCAGAATGTGAAGGTAAAGCAAAAGACATGATGAAAAATGGTAAACCGAAAAATTGGGTAGTAGGCTCACTCATCATTTTGTTATGGAGTATCATTATGTTGTGGGTTATTTTAATGACTTATCAGATATTCAGCTAAAGGGAGCTTTAACGGAACAAGAAGATGACATAGACATAAAAAACCAGAGCCAAATAGGTCTGGTTTTTTTGCTGTTAAATAAGTGTTATTAGCACTGCTATTTCTGCTGCTAATTCGGGTGTGAGTAAGGTTTTCTCTCCTTAAGCGGAACCTCTTAGCTAAAGACAAACACAAATTTTTTAAAAAAGCCGTCTACTTTAAAGTGAGCCTATCACGGTCCCTATGGCTCTTGGAAAGCTAGAAGAACACCTATAAAAGGCATGTAAACTAATCATTTTCATTGATCTTACCATCGTTCCCCTTGTCACTGCCCGTAGCATTATTGATTACTTGAGAAACCAAGTTTAACCCCTGATCCATCGTATTCATTGCATCTGCTTTTTGGCCGATATCTTTTGATTTTTCTTGTTTTTTCATTATGGTCGCCTCCAATAGCTGGGATTAGTCGTAAATCAATTCACCTATATTCATTATGTTCACCGTACGATTAGGATATTCATGAATCGAGTAGGCCTATTTAACGTAAGAACAGAATCAGAATTCAAATGATCTAGAATCCGAGTCTTCGGCAACAGGGGGCGCTCAACGAAAAAAGTGTCACTCTCTTTTGGTTGAATTCTTATAATGAATGAGATCTAACCATATGTAAGGAGGATTCAAATGGAGAAAAGAGTTCAGTTTGACTTTGAAATAGATTTTACAAATGGCGGAGGGATACAAGGGCAGGAATTCCGCCTTGATATTGATGGAGATGACATCTCTGATCAAGAGCTGGCTGAATATATTGTGGAGGATATGAGGTTATTGATGGTTGGCGAAGTGAGAATATTGAACAAAAAAATCATTCATGAAAAGCATAAACGAAGGTCTGTTTAAGAGAAGAATGGGGGCGGTTCTGGTGCTTTCAGACTGAATGATCGATATATACCCCGGCTACCATAATAAAGAAAATTCGACACGGAGGATCGATTTTGTCCCGATTTGGATCAATTCCACAGCAGAAGGGATTCCCTATAAGGAATTTCACTCCAATTCCGGTCCTCTTTATCACTCAAGGAACGAATCTAGCTAAACGAATGTCCTTTTCCGTTGAAAATGATAAAAAGAGGACCGATGGACTTCTATTCAAACATCAATCCGGATGATCGATGGGAGCCCTCCCCGGTTCACTTTGATTTGACCTTGAAAATTACGCCTTTTCCCGATTGGGATCAGGCGTTTTTTTGTACGTTGGAAAACTTAAGGTTGCGTTAAGCTTCCGTTAAGTTTCTTGTAAATGTTTCCCACTATAATACATAGAGAAGAATTCTTCATATTAATTAGAGTCGATCGATTGATACGGCAGATTCAACATGATTTATCTGCCTTGACCAATAGAAAGGTAACGTCAAACTAAATGAAACATAAAGAGACTTATCGTGTAATAGGTATCATCGCAATGTTGTTCGGGATCGCGCTGTTGTACTTGATGAATGAGAAGCAGCCGATCAAGGTCGCTGTACTGGACAGCGGAATAAATAAAGACCATCCGGCATTGAAAGGAAAGATCCATCAATCATATAATGCCATCCAGCCGGATCAGCCGATTGAAGATCATTATGGTCACGGGACGCCCATTGCTGGCATCATAGCGGCTGAGGATACGGGAGGCGAAATGAGCGGACTCGCTCAACGGGTGTCTATATATGATGTGAAGGTTTTAGATAAGAAAGGCAACGGGAAGGTATCCGATTTGGTGAGAGGCATCCACTGGTGCATCGAAGAGAAAGTAGACATCATCAATATCAGTTCCGGTTTTCAAGTGGATGACCCTTCTCTTAAGAAAGCCGTTGATAAGGCGCTTTCTTCCGGGATTATCATCATAGCGGCAGCAGGGAATACACTGGGGCAGGAGGCTGACTATCCGGCACGGTATGAGGGGGTATGGTCCATCACATCCGTAAACCCCAACCTCGTCCGATCTACATTGGCGGCAAGGGGAAAAGTGGATTTTGCCGCAACTGGGACAGAGGTTCTTTCAATTAATAAGGAAGGGGACTTCGAACCTTTCAGCGGTACCTCCTTCGCCGCAGCCCAAATATCTGGATATACTGCCCGCATACTGGAGCGTGAATCCCGTATGAAGGGAACCAAGGACATTTACAAAATGCTGCAAACAGAAGCGATCGATTTAGGCGAAGCAGGACCTGACCAAGACTATGGACATGGTTTGGTTAGAATAAAATAAAGAGGTGCGCTCATTGAAAAAACTACTAGTAAAAAGTTTGATTATCACATTGTTGTTCTCCATCCTCCCACAAGGCAGTTTGGCCGCAACAGAGGATAACGCTCCACCACAAGGAATCGATTTAGAACAAGCTGAAAGGTCACTTAGTGAGGAACATGATGTCGACCTCTCAGAACAGGTGAAAGTAGAGCTTAAAGAAGACAGTGACGAGAAACTTGTCTTAGATATGAAAGTGGATGAAGAAGATCTTAAAGTGGATACTGAACTGACCATGGACCTTGAGAGCCAGGATGCCGTGATCACAGGCAACATTGTGGATGAATCAGGGAAGGAATACCATGAGTCCTATCATGTTGTCTTCCACGAAGTAGACGATGAGATCCTGATCGCTACCCTGATTGATACCGAAACAGGCGAAGAGTACGAGATCAACTCTACTACTCTACAAGCTTCGGTTATTCCCATTATCGTCGGTGTTGTATTACGACTCGGTATCAAGTATGCTATTAAAAAGTTTGGAAAAACAGCCGTAAAGAATGCTTTGAAACAAAGCCTGAAGAAAAAATGGAGTGCAGACGATCTAAAATCACTTCCAAAAGCAGATCAAAATGACATCAAAAAAATGTACGGCACGGCGTCCGATGCCTGGGATTTCTTCAGTGCCCAAGTCTCCAGTCATAGGGAAGTTTCACCTGGAGTATTTGTCGGAAAAGACAAGAACGGGGTCACCTTTACATATAGGAAATCTTCTAAATCAGGGCCTCCTACCATCGATATAAACGGAATAAAAGGCGTTAGAAAAATAAAGTTTCTTTAGGGAAAGAGGGAAAAAAGTGGAGAGATTTCAAAAAGCAGAGGACATTTCCCGGTTAAAGGAAGCATTCCATAGAGTATTTAAGAAATCGGATCCATTTGGAGATCCATTTCAAGAAACCCTCAACGAAAGGGTGCTGATCTTCCCAACTAACGGATATTATCTTCAGGAAAATCAGTTCCATGCTCTGATGAAAACCATGGAACAGGTTGGACATGGGAACTTTTACGTGTCGGAGTCGGAAGGAGATTCTTTTAATCTTTCACAGGACTTTTTCTCGGAGCTGGCACCGCACCACTGGGGCGCCGAGAATACCATTGCCTACGAAGACTATCAAGCCATTCCTCTTGTGGTCGAGAATTCCCTCTATTCGCCACATGGAGAATGGGGCTTGCAAGTCTCTCATGAAGATCACGCAATCCTTGCAGGGACTTCAACATTCATTGATGCCTTTAAAGAAGCATATCCTGAATGGAAAGAGGACACAGAAAAATTCCTTCAACATTGGGTAGGTGTAAATAAGGAATACTCTACAGATATTTCGTGGATTCACGATTTTTTAAAACCATTTTAAGCATCATTAAAACCGGCCAAGTTTGTTCTGGCTGGTTTTGCTGCTTTGTTTTCGTGAAAGCGAACGAAAACCCTTCCCGTGATTCTACGAACTATGTAGGCCTCTGTTTATTATCCACCCACGTATTACAACTTAAAGCAAGGCTTACTTTTATTACGTGTCTCCTCTTTTATAATTTATGATAAATATGGTGGACAGACTTGTAATGGTCATCAGGCCCATTTGAAAAGGGCTTGGTTTAACATTTATAAGTATGATAGTTAACGATATCACAAAGAAAGAAATACCGTAGACTAATCGTTTTCTTAAACTCATTTCCATACCTCCTGACTGATATAGAACATTGGTTTATTCATATTTCTTACCCGCAAGGTCGTGCCTGGTTTGATATTTGATAGATTTTCATCTTATCTTAACGCTTCGTAATAATTTCTTTCGCCAGTCTATTATCAGGATCTAATTCAAGCATCCTTCTCGCCGTATCATACGCTTCCTCTTCACTGACTACTTTATCGGGGATATGATGCAAGAATAACAGATTGGATAAATACCTGATATCTTGTCGGTCTGTTAATTCCACACATCGCCTTGCATGATAAAGGGCAGCGTAATAAGCACCGTCCAGGTAACTTAGTGGAATCGCCATCAATCTAAACGCCATTTCATGTAACTCAACGTTTTCCTCTTCGACTAGTAAACTCATGATGAATGCGTAATTCGTTATACTTGAATCCTTGAAGGCGTTTTCCATCAGTTCTTCATCAAGTTCTGAATAGGAAAGTTCATTCATCATTTCTTTTGCCTCTACAAAGTGTCCTTTTATGATGAACTCATTTAATTTGTTTGTCATGTTCATTACCCACCAAACTACTTTTTTTAAAATGGCCGGTCATATATTTGAAGGACCATTAACTAATTTATTGTACACAACTTCCTTAACTCCAACCTTAAAGCAACCTTAAATTAACCATAAATCTCAAAAACCCTTGTAACTTTCATGATAAAATAGGATGGAAATTTGATTTTACAAGACTGGGAGTAACGGTATGGCAGAGTTAATTTATATAGCGGAAGATGATGTGGATATTAACCGATTGATCAGCCTTCATTTGCGGAATGAGGGGTATCAGGTGGAGCAGGCGTATGATGGAGAAGCAGTGATCCGGAAATGCAGGGAGAAGCGGCCGAGCCTTCTGATCCTGGACCTGATGATGCCGAAATTGGGCGGGTTTCAGGTGATCAAGGAAGTTCGGAAGTGGTGCAAGGCTCCGATCATGCTGCTGACAGCGAGGGCGGATGATGCAGACAAAGTTCTGGGATTTGGGCTGGGGGCAGATGATTATGTCGTGAAGCCCTTCAGCATGGTTGAGCTTGTATCAAGGGTGAACGCGCAGATCCGGCGGTATACGGATTATAGTGTGGTGGAGGAAGAAGGGGTCATTCGCAACGGATCGCTCGAATATGATCCTATCAATCAAACGGTGACCAAGGATGGGGAGCGGCTTCTGTTGACCCCGAAGGAGACAATGCTCTTATCCATCTTCATGAAGAATGTGAACCGGCTGTATTCGAAGGCCCAGCTGTATGAGCTTGTATGGAACACGGACTACATCGGTGACAGCAATACGATCATGGTCCATATCAGTCGGATCAGAGAACAAATCGAAGCAGATCCTAAATCCCCGACGTACATCACGACGGTGAAAGGGCTCGGTTATCGGATGGAGAATCATGAAGACTAATCCGATCCTCCTTAAAAAATCCATTTCCATCACCAAGCAGTTTTTTATCAACTATGCTTTATTGTTCATCATTCTACTCGGAGTGGGGACGTTCACCCTGGTGGCAAACTTTGTATATGTCGAGACCGTGTATGAGGATTTGGATCAGGAATTCCTTAAAGGGACGTATGAAGATGCGAAGAAATCTGGGATGAAAGCGGCATTCAAGAAGAATGAGCTGCCGGATCATGCGTACCTTGAAATCGTCAGTACCGATTATAAAGTGACCGATCAATTCAATAGTCCTCACAAGATCGGGTTTACCTATGGATTGAATGAATTTCTGAAGAACACCGATACGTACGATACGGATTTATACATACCTGAAAACGGTGAAGAGTATCTATTGCTCTATTTCCCCGCAGATGACTATTTCCAATTGGATGATGTGTTCTTCTTCACCATCTTCTTCTTCATCGTGTGCTTGATCGTCATCCTGTACTGGTACGTGAAAAGAACATCCGTCCAGCTCATTCAGCCGATCCAAAAGCTTCTGAAGGGGATCGATTCGATTTCAGCAGGAAACTATGGAGAAAAAATCGAGTTCGAGGCGAATCAGGAATTGAACCAGTTGAAGAATAACATCAACCTAATGGCACAGACGATTGGCACGGAAATCGCCTTAAAGGAAAGGTCCGAAAGCCTGAGAAAACAGCTCATCCTGGATATCTCCCATGATCTGAAAACCCCACTTACCAATATACAGGGATACGCTGAAACGTTGACCAGCCTGACGAATATGAGTCGTTCTGATCAGAAGAGATATACCGATATCATCGTGTCCAACAGCAAGAGAGCAAATCGGCTCATCCATGACCTG is a genomic window of Rossellomorea sp. y25 containing:
- a CDS encoding GNAT family N-acetyltransferase; amino-acid sequence: MNTSKMSKVNLVQFDKKDIPGLIELSESVGWDYDEHEIGTVMSSGKVFGHKNTEGEIVSSAAIIPYEANFASIGMVIVNKEYRGMGLGKEATQQCMNSISSDIAIMLISTEDGKPLYEKMGFKIVDRVHKYICDTYSNSNLPNRTVTIEHYKESDLHKIIELDEDAFGDKRSNFLKHRINQSEECVVVKDYIGNTIGFGLSILGPINLIIGPIVAPDAQVASMILDKLTIGHQGKLRIDIPSGNEVFIEAVEKCGFVCVSNPSIMIFNSTEMPQRNGELFGIAAQVFG
- a CDS encoding YkvA family protein is translated as MGEIKAWAKRLKQQIFVLYLSYKDERVPWYAKLFTACVVAYAFSPIDLIPDFIPILGYLDDVIIVPIGIMFALKMIPKEVISECEGKAKDMMKNGKPKNWVVGSLIILLWSIIMLWVILMTYQIFS
- a CDS encoding cyclase, encoding MEKRVQFDFEIDFTNGGGIQGQEFRLDIDGDDISDQELAEYIVEDMRLLMVGEVRILNKKIIHEKHKRRSV
- a CDS encoding S8 family serine peptidase, translated to MKHKETYRVIGIIAMLFGIALLYLMNEKQPIKVAVLDSGINKDHPALKGKIHQSYNAIQPDQPIEDHYGHGTPIAGIIAAEDTGGEMSGLAQRVSIYDVKVLDKKGNGKVSDLVRGIHWCIEEKVDIINISSGFQVDDPSLKKAVDKALSSGIIIIAAAGNTLGQEADYPARYEGVWSITSVNPNLVRSTLAARGKVDFAATGTEVLSINKEGDFEPFSGTSFAAAQISGYTARILERESRMKGTKDIYKMLQTEAIDLGEAGPDQDYGHGLVRIK
- a CDS encoding SAR2788 family putative toxin, translating into MKKLLVKSLIITLLFSILPQGSLAATEDNAPPQGIDLEQAERSLSEEHDVDLSEQVKVELKEDSDEKLVLDMKVDEEDLKVDTELTMDLESQDAVITGNIVDESGKEYHESYHVVFHEVDDEILIATLIDTETGEEYEINSTTLQASVIPIIVGVVLRLGIKYAIKKFGKTAVKNALKQSLKKKWSADDLKSLPKADQNDIKKMYGTASDAWDFFSAQVSSHREVSPGVFVGKDKNGVTFTYRKSSKSGPPTIDINGIKGVRKIKFL
- a CDS encoding response regulator transcription factor; the encoded protein is MAELIYIAEDDVDINRLISLHLRNEGYQVEQAYDGEAVIRKCREKRPSLLILDLMMPKLGGFQVIKEVRKWCKAPIMLLTARADDADKVLGFGLGADDYVVKPFSMVELVSRVNAQIRRYTDYSVVEEEGVIRNGSLEYDPINQTVTKDGERLLLTPKETMLLSIFMKNVNRLYSKAQLYELVWNTDYIGDSNTIMVHISRIREQIEADPKSPTYITTVKGLGYRMENHED
- a CDS encoding HAMP domain-containing sensor histidine kinase: MKTNPILLKKSISITKQFFINYALLFIILLGVGTFTLVANFVYVETVYEDLDQEFLKGTYEDAKKSGMKAAFKKNELPDHAYLEIVSTDYKVTDQFNSPHKIGFTYGLNEFLKNTDTYDTDLYIPENGEEYLLLYFPADDYFQLDDVFFFTIFFFIVCLIVILYWYVKRTSVQLIQPIQKLLKGIDSISAGNYGEKIEFEANQELNQLKNNINLMAQTIGTEIALKERSESLRKQLILDISHDLKTPLTNIQGYAETLTSLTNMSRSDQKRYTDIIVSNSKRANRLIHDLFDLSHLEIECDSVSLKEKDMAEWLRTMLSSFVVEFEEKGMEYHLDITEDPLRVRFDRSKLERAITNILHNGMAYSDGYLSISLKQQENQAVMTIEDKGIGIPADYHERIFEPFVRMDESRNGETGGTGLGLSIAKKIIEQSGGTIELDGSYEDGCRFVVRFAGLEDGSVAAG